One stretch of Arachis duranensis cultivar V14167 chromosome 1, aradu.V14167.gnm2.J7QH, whole genome shotgun sequence DNA includes these proteins:
- the LOC107469592 gene encoding protein SLENDER RICE1-LIKE 1-like — protein MILQSSKSKEMITVNQNEMVVDEGLLHDIMLNSPSLHHLPQTTHYNYNYNYNPFDDTTVSWINDDVSSPSQSQLTSTALHLPPPPPPPPLIDHQQTELLLPTEQQQQVEEDSAIRLVHMLISCADSLQRGHVAHAASLIDAMQSLQRHVTTASAIGKVAAHFIGALTRRIFAPPLTDRHGGVGAVANDDGGVLYHHFYEACPYLKFAHFTANQAILEAFSGHSSVHVVDFHLAHGLQWPPLIQALALRPGGPPSLRITGIGPPSPDRRDALRETGIRLAELARSVNVRFAFRGVAASRLEDVEPWMLQVRQEEAVAINSVMQLHRLLGSDSGIDSVLGWIRRLNPKIVTVVEQEANHNQTGFLERFTEALHYYSAVFDSLEACPNEPDKSLAEMYLEREIGNVVCCEGPARVERHEPLAQWKARLEKSGFKCVGLGSNALRQASMLLSLFSAEGYCVEEKEGCLTLGWHGRPLIAASAWQPFPLTPDPHPHPHWLP, from the coding sequence ATGATTCTCCAGTCTTCAAAATCAAAAGAGATGATCACCGTGAACCAAAACGAAATGGTGGTGGATGAAGGCCTCCTTCACGATATCATGCTTAACTCACCCTCCCTCCACCACCTTCCTCAAACCACGCACTACAATTACAATTACAATTATAACCCCTTTGATGATACTACCGTCTCCTGGATAAACGACGACGTTTCTTCTCCCTCTCAGTCTCAGCTCACTAGCACCGCCCTTCACCTACCACCACCGCCGCCGCCGCCACCACTGATTGATCATCAACAAACGGAGTTGCTGCTGCCAACCGAACAGCAACAGCAAGTGGAAGAAGACTCTGCGATAAGGCTGGTCCACATGCTCATCTCATGCGCCGATTCTCTCCAGCGAGGCCACGTGGCACACGCCGCTTCCCTCATCGACGCCATGCAATCACTCCAAAGACACGTCACCACCGCCTCCGCCATCGGCAAGGTCGCCGCTCACTTCATCGGCGCCTTAACACGCCGCATCTTCGCTCCTCCCCTCACCGACCGCCACGGCGGAGTCGGTGCAGTCGCTAACGACGACGGAGGCGTACTTTACCATCATTTCTACGAGGCATGTCCTTATCTCAAGTTCGCTCACTTCACCGCCAACCAGGCGATCCTCGAGGCCTTCAGCGGCCACTCCTCCGTCCACGTCGTCGACTTCCACCTCGCGCATGGACTCCAGTGGCCGCCGCTCATCCAGGCGCTCGCACTTCGCCCAGGCGGTCCCCCCTCCCTCCGCATCACCGGCATTGGCCCTCCCTCTCCGGACCGCCGCGATGCCCTCCGCGAAACCGGCATCCGCCTCGCCGAACTTGCCCGCTCCGTCAACGTCCGGTTCGCTTTCCGAGGAGTCGCTGCGTCAAGGCTTGAGGACGTGGAGCCGTGGATGCTACAGGTGCGGCAGGAGGAGGCGGTGGCGATCAACTCCGTCATGCAGCTCCACCGACTCCTAGGATCCGATTCGGGAATCGACTCGGTCCTGGGTTGGATCCGGAGGTTAAACCCTAAGATCGTAACCGTGGTTGAACAAGAAGCGAATCATAACCAGACCGGGTTCTTGGAACGATTCACGGAAGCGCTGCATTACTACTCGGCCGTTTTCGACTCGCTAGAGGCTTGCCCAAACGAACCGGATAAGTCGCTAGCCGAAATGTACCTGGAGAGAGAGATTGGCAACGTGGTTTGTTGTGAGGGGCCGGCTCGGGTGGAGAGGCATGAACCGCTGGCCCAATGGAAGGCCCGGTTGGAGAAATCAGGGTTTAAGTGCGTCGGCCTGGGCTCAAATGCGTTACGGCAGGCGAGCATGTTATTGAGCTTGTTCTCAGCTGAGGGGTACTGCGTTGAAGAGAAGGAAGGATGTTTGACTTTGGGTTGGCATGGGAGGCCCCTCATTGCTGCTTCGGCTTGGCAACCCTTTCCCCTCACCCCTGACCCACACCCGCACCCACATTGGCTTCCTTAG